Proteins from a single region of Nocardiopsis dassonvillei subsp. dassonvillei DSM 43111:
- a CDS encoding ABC transporter ATP-binding protein, giving the protein MTLRVKDLKVYYQTLRGDVHALDGVTFDLADGEIMGLAGESGCGKTTLGKSLIRLDSRMRHVGGTIELDGKDVPIADDRAMVPLRYHEISLIPQYAMSALNPTRKIGRMINELLRARGVRPADVTEELHRRLELVGLDTDVLNRFPIELSGGMKQRVVMVISTLLNPSLLIADEVTSALDVSTQRSVAESMVEFRDRGYIKSMVFVTHDISLVYQMADTIMVMYAGHIVEKAAAGTIINEPKHPYTQMLIGALPEVGSTSTVQGGRLAGIPGTPPGLLNPPTGCRFKDRCPMAFSKCSEKPPLVEIEPGHWAACWKTG; this is encoded by the coding sequence ATGACCCTGCGCGTCAAGGACCTGAAGGTCTACTACCAGACCCTGCGCGGGGACGTCCACGCCCTCGACGGCGTCACGTTCGACCTCGCCGACGGGGAGATCATGGGCCTGGCCGGGGAGTCCGGCTGCGGCAAGACCACCCTGGGCAAGAGCCTGATCCGCCTGGACTCGCGGATGCGCCACGTCGGCGGCACGATCGAGCTGGACGGCAAGGACGTGCCCATCGCCGACGACCGCGCGATGGTGCCCCTGCGGTACCACGAGATCTCGCTCATCCCGCAGTACGCGATGAGCGCGCTCAACCCGACCCGCAAGATCGGGAGGATGATCAACGAGCTGCTGCGCGCCCGCGGCGTGCGGCCCGCCGACGTCACCGAGGAGCTCCACCGCCGCCTGGAGCTGGTCGGCCTGGACACCGACGTGCTCAACCGGTTCCCGATCGAGCTGTCCGGCGGCATGAAGCAGCGCGTCGTCATGGTCATCTCGACCCTGCTCAACCCGTCGCTGCTGATCGCCGACGAGGTCACCTCGGCCCTGGACGTGTCCACCCAGCGCTCCGTCGCGGAGTCGATGGTGGAGTTCCGCGACCGGGGCTACATCAAGAGCATGGTCTTCGTGACCCACGACATCTCGCTCGTGTACCAGATGGCGGACACGATCATGGTGATGTACGCGGGCCACATCGTGGAGAAGGCGGCCGCGGGCACCATCATCAACGAGCCCAAGCACCCCTACACCCAGATGCTCATCGGGGCGCTGCCCGAGGTCGGCTCCACCTCCACCGTGCAGGGGGGCCGCCTGGCGGGCATCCCCGGCACCCCGCCGGGTCTGCTCAACCCGCCCACCGGCTGCCGGTTCAAGGACCGCTGCCCGATGGCGTTCTCCAAGTGCTCCGAAAAGCCGCCGCTGGTGGAGATCGAACCCGGCCACTGGGCCGCCTGCTGGAAGACGGGGTGA
- a CDS encoding ABC transporter permease produces the protein MTNVAGAPGTAEKADAPEPAGRKGSEALYFARRNPKLLIGSGIVLAFLLLGIVGPFFVSDSPNEYVGPQMQAPNGEYWLGTTTFGQDIWAQFVHGVRATFIIGLFGGGVAFVIGTAVGFVAGYKGGIVDEILNMITNVVLVLPAMVVLIVAIAYLDARGLFVQGLFIGLTAWPWAARAVRSQALSLATRDYVDLARLSGRRTWKIITTEIAPNMSSYLVMAFILQFGGAVLTAAGLDFIGLGPSNGVSLGLMLESAVAWSALTLGMWWWFIPPGLGITVIVGSLYILNVGLDEVFNPKLREL, from the coding sequence ATGACGAACGTCGCCGGAGCTCCGGGCACCGCCGAGAAGGCGGACGCCCCCGAACCTGCCGGGCGCAAGGGCTCCGAGGCCCTGTACTTCGCCCGGCGCAACCCCAAGCTGCTCATCGGCTCGGGTATCGTCCTGGCCTTCCTGCTGCTCGGGATCGTCGGCCCCTTCTTCGTCAGCGACAGCCCCAACGAGTACGTCGGCCCGCAGATGCAGGCGCCCAACGGCGAGTACTGGCTGGGCACCACCACGTTCGGCCAGGACATCTGGGCCCAGTTCGTGCACGGCGTGCGCGCCACGTTCATCATCGGCCTGTTCGGCGGCGGCGTCGCCTTCGTCATCGGCACCGCGGTCGGCTTCGTCGCCGGGTACAAGGGCGGGATCGTCGACGAGATCCTCAACATGATCACGAACGTGGTCCTGGTGCTGCCCGCGATGGTCGTGCTCATCGTCGCGATCGCCTACCTGGACGCGCGCGGCCTGTTCGTGCAGGGCCTGTTCATCGGTCTGACCGCCTGGCCGTGGGCGGCCCGCGCGGTCCGTTCGCAGGCGCTGTCCCTGGCCACCCGCGACTACGTGGACCTGGCCCGGCTGAGCGGTCGGCGCACCTGGAAGATCATCACCACCGAGATCGCGCCCAACATGAGCTCGTACCTGGTGATGGCCTTCATCCTGCAGTTCGGCGGCGCGGTCCTCACCGCGGCCGGTCTGGACTTCATCGGCCTCGGCCCCTCCAACGGCGTGTCCCTCGGCCTGATGCTGGAGAGCGCCGTCGCCTGGAGCGCGCTCACCCTCGGCATGTGGTGGTGGTTCATCCCGCCGGGTCTCGGAATCACCGTGATCGTGGGCTCGCTGTACATCCTCAACGTCGGGTTGGACGAGGTCTTCAACCCCAAGCTGCGGGAGCTGTGA